The segment GTGGTCGGGCCGAATACGCATACGATGATCCTCGGCAGCTTTCCGGGCGAGGCATCGCTCGATGCCGCGCAGTACTACGCGCATCCGCGCAACCAGTTCTGGCGGCTGCTCGGCACGGTGCTCGGCGAGCACGGGTTGCACGAGCTGGCGTACGATGCGCGGCTCGAGCGCGTGCTGGCGCACGGGATCGGTATCTGGGACGTGCTCGCCGCGTGTCACCGCGAAGGGAGCCTCGATTCGGCGATCCGCAACGCGGAGCCGAACGATTTCGATTCGTTGCGGGAGCATGCGCCGCTGCTCAAGCGCGTGTGCTTCAACGGCAAGACGGCAGGGCGGTTTGCCGACGTGATCGGCAGGGCCGGGTACGAGACGCTGGTGCTGCCTTCGTCGAGCCCGGCGAATGCGATGTTGTCGTTCGAGCAGAAGCTGGTGCAGTGGCGGGGGATTCGCGGCTGACGTCGGTATGAGCGCCGGGGCGGGGGCATCGCTGCCGTCGCTCAATCATCCTTGCCCCATCGCCACCCGGGTTTCTCGCCCTTGATCCAGCACACGGCGATCAGCATAACGGACAGCACCACGATGCTGGCGCCGTACGCGAACGGTGACTTGTCCGG is part of the Burkholderia pyrrocinia genome and harbors:
- a CDS encoding DNA-deoxyinosine glycosylase, with the translated sequence MLQGFGPVVGPNTHTMILGSFPGEASLDAAQYYAHPRNQFWRLLGTVLGEHGLHELAYDARLERVLAHGIGIWDVLAACHREGSLDSAIRNAEPNDFDSLREHAPLLKRVCFNGKTAGRFADVIGRAGYETLVLPSSSPANAMLSFEQKLVQWRGIRG